The Gadus macrocephalus chromosome 9, ASM3116895v1 genomic interval catccaccctcctcccctccccctccctccctctctcccatctcagACCCTCCACCTTATGTGTTGAGTGTGAGCCTGTGCGGGGGGAGTTGCCATGGGTTGGGCCCGCCTCTGCCTCTGCCCTCTTACTCCACCCACTGTTCCCAGCAGTGTGTTGCTCTAACCTGTTCAGTGGGCCGGCGCGACCCTGTTGACTGTTGACACTGAGAGGTGTTCCTGGAGATGAGAGACTTGAGCGATGGAGCGAAGGGATCCATTTTTAATGTGCTCCTGTTGACCAATAGCTGGAAGGCTAATGAAAGCCAGCCCCACTCTATCGTTGGAGGGCTGTTTGTCTTTGGCCATACAAAGCGCTTCGGTCCTCACCGAGCTGTTTTGTTCTTTTGCCTACGAATCAGATTGCCACACCGTCGATGTGACGAGTATACATTCGCTTTTGATCTATTGTTTTGCACAAAGCACTTAATGAAACAAGAACAAACGTGGCATAAACACATGTGTGTAATCCCACACTACATATATAGGGCTTTGTAGCATTAGTGTCAAGGTGATCGCATCCCTGGTTTGATTGGGGCAGCTGGGATGCAATAGTAGTGGGATATAGTTAGACCATGCTTTCATTTCTGATGCTTACTTTTGAACGTAGATCGATAACtacacaacaaataaataaaaagcatgtcaaatagtgaactctgtTTCAACATTATATGAAGGATATTCATCATGTATATTATAGGTACATAAGTTATGCAAGACTTTTAATTTAAACGAAAGAACGTTTCATGAGTCCCCCTGTCTGAGAGCCACAGGGAGGTGGTAGCTTTGTGTATTGCTGATCTTCTAAAGTTTGCCTTTTTATACCTTATTCTATTCTTGAATAATGCCTGTCGATGCCTTAATACCTCTTTCACTGTtctttgtgatttatttaatatatatataattttcttCCACTCTATAGCTGTGCCTTGCATTTCTTTTCTTGCTAAGCTTGAGTCGTTATACTTATTTCATATATTTACTGTAtggagaaaagaaaaacaacaatgtattAAAAGTTGTGAAGTTGGGGGTTTGTTTCAATTTATTCTCTAATTTTTATACACTGCATTGTGCTACGAATTAGTTCTCCTGTCAAGAATTTACAATCTACAATAAAGAACTCGTTCAAATGTGCTGCGCGTCACTGGGTGTTTTATTAAATCAATTGGATGTTGAAACATCAAGTGGACGGTcaactgaaatattttattttccgcATTCTGCGGTAGCTTTGTTGAGCCTGGCACCACAGAACAGATGGCTGAGCGGGCCGAGATAACTGCTCAGTGTTTGCTCTGGTAGTGGGTGTGTttccaccacaacacactgcaTAGTTGCTTCAAACAGGCTCCTCAGACATGGGCAACACTTACAACCAGGTAACTGCTAAGGTTTATAGTTCGGTGTTATAGTCAGTTATTACAGTGTCAGATATTACAATGTCTGTTATCAAAGTGTCagttttttatagtgtcagttATTACAGTCTCAGTTATGTCAGTTATCACGGTGTCAGTTATTAAAGTGTCTGTTATTACAGTGTCAGTTACGTCAGTTATTACAGTGTCAATCATGTCAGTTATTACAGTGTCAGGTATGTCAGTTATGTCAGTTAAAAGAGTGTCAGTTATGTCAGTTATAACCGTGTCAGTTATGTCAGTTATAAACTAGTCAGTTATGTCAGTTATAACCGTGTCAGTTATGTCAGTTATAACCTAGTCAGTTATGTCAGTTATTACAGTGTCAGTTATGTCACTTATTTGTGTCAGTTATTTCAGTGTCAGTTTTTACTGTGTCAGTTATATCAGTTATTAAAGTATCAGTTAGTGTCAGTTATTACGTCAGTTATGTCAGTTATTACAGTGTCAGTTATTAGGGTCAGTTATTACAGTGTCAGTTATTTCAGTGTCAGTTACGTCAGTTATGTCAGTTATTACAGTGTCGGTTATGTCAGATATTACAGTGTCAGTTAACAAGAGTCAGTTATTATAGTGTCAGGTAATCACTATTTGCATAGGCTCGTATCCGTTATGTATCTTTCTATGTAGCTGATAGTGTAAATATTGAGGGTTTTAATTAAGGGCTATAATTACTTTACTAAAGCGCAGACAAATTTAGCAATCTTTATATAAATATACCCAGGGCTGTAGCCAGTGAGTCCAAATCCTTGATCTGTAGAATCAGATGACGTGTCTGAGTAGGTATGTATGCCGTCACCTCACAGGTGAATCCCGTCTTTGTAGCCTCCAGAGACGCCCTTCTGCGACCTGAAGGGCCCTGGACAGGAGGGCCTCGCGGTGATCCAGTTGTACTTGATGCCTGTCATCTTCATCTGCGTCCTGATACTCGGGCTGCCCCTCAACCTGCTCTCCCTGTGGATTTTCTCCCACCGCCTGAAGCGCTGGACGCGCAGCACCGTCCTCATCTTCAACCTTACGCTGGCGGACGCCTCTTGGCTGCTGGCCCTGCCCTTCCTCATCTACTTCCACCTGGACCGCCTCGACTGGACCCTGGGCCCGGACCTGTGCAAGGCCGTGAGGCTGCTCTACCACAACTACTTCTACCTCAGCATCTTCTTCGTTTCCTCCATTAGTCTGGACCGCTACTTGGCCATCGTGCACCCACTGCGCTCCGTGGCGCTGCTGGGCCGCCGGCAGACGGTCCTGCTGTGCGGGGCCGTGTGGCTAGTCACGCTGGCCCTCAGCGTCCCCGTCGCGGGTATGACCATCGTGCAGCCCTGCCCAGGCATCAACCGCAGCGTGTGCACCTTATACGTGCTGCTGGACGTGACCAGCGTGAGCTTGCCCTACTCCGTCTTCTGCTCCATCACCGGATTCGTATTCCCGCTGGTTTCCATCTGCTACTGCTGCGTGCGCAGCGTCAACGAGCTGCGCCACCTGCCCTGTCTGCACCGCCCGCACCACAAATGGCGGCGGCTCGTGCGCGTGATGAGTGCGGTGCTGATCATCTTCTCCCTGCTGTACTTGCCCTACCACCTGATCCGCAACGCCACCATCGTGATGCGTGCGGTCTACCCGGACACCCCCGCAGCGTGGCGCACCGCGGACCTGCTGTTCAGCCTGGAGATGTGCGTGTGCAGCTTGAACACATGCATTAACCCGCTGTTCAGCTGCTTCGCGGGGCAGCAGTTCAGGCGGGAACTCCACGACACTTTTCAGACACTTTGGCGCCGACGCGCAGACGTCAAGTCAGCGGCGGCCCCCTCGCTGAAAAGTGATCGAGGAGCCGTTACGCGATCACGGTCCCCCGGGGTGAGCGCCGTGGTGCCTCTGGAGATTCTTTCTGCACGGTGACGTCTCGGATGTTGTGTTCTGTGGCGTCGTTTTGAGTTCAGTTTCGGGAATGGAAGTGAACGGAACGGAATTCGAAATGATTGAATCCAAAAAACGAATGTGTTACGTCCACCTGTACAGGCTATGTAGGAGAAAATCAAATTCACCTCCAAGCCTTTTTGTAGTGGAAAATGCCTTTATTTTGTCAATGGTGCTAGGCCTGTAAATGGTATCATTCATAATAAATTCTAAAGATGATCGCTCCCAACTATTGGTGGTTATGAGTAGTTATTCCAACACAACACCGCCTCTGTGTGGTTGGGCTGTGAAGGAAAGACTGATGCTTTGAGCAATACAAATATCAGGCCATATGCTAACAGCTGTCTGCAGCATGCTTTAAAACCACATAACAGGCAGCTTGGTATGGTgtgatttaaataataaaaatcagtTGTTGATCAAGCATTTAGGCCTACATTACAAATAATTATCTATGTAAACCAAGGCGGACCTTTTATGACAAAATGTTTAGAACAGCTGGGTTTTAGTGGAGGGGCGTGCGGTGACGCACCGAGCCGCTGAGGGGAGCTCATTTCGCGCGCTGCTCTCCGAGGTGCTGAATCCCGCCTGATTCTCACCTCAGATAAGAATAGTGGCGGTCCTGCTCACCTCAAGGTGAAGCCGGTTCGATTGCACGATAATTCGCCATCGCTGAATTTCTGATGGTTAATAACACTTTACAACTTCAACCGTTTACATTTTGGTTCATCTGATTTAATCGTTAATTGGATCCTAGGATGGGTCGCGCGGAACGGAGCGCCATTACGCACGGCGGAGCGGGTTGTCTGACTGCTGCTTGGTGACTGGGGAACCAGCCCGATCACGTCCAACCTTTTTCTTCACTTCACTCGTCCGTTTAGGACGGTGGGTTTCTGCGTGCGGAGGAGCAGCGCTTGGAACAACGTCTGGATGAACAATATGTTCATGACCGCCGCGCCGCCCTTTATCATAGAGTAGCTGTTAGATTAAAAATAATTTGGATATGGAGCCAGAAAAGGAACGAGCTTTTCCTCCCACTAAAGAGGGGATCAAGAGCCTGGCTGGGAAGGCCCTCGGGACTCTGCACAGGTAAGGCTTAAGATGTCCCATTGTTCAGATATTCGTTGCGTTATGAaggaaaaaaagacaaatatatatatatatttatttatatatatatattaatatatatatgagcCAGTGGTTTTAAattcgtttgtttttataatTCCATTGAAGCCAAGGTAGGAGACTCTAATTTATCTCATGATGAATTATGGACAAGACGCTGAAAAGCAGCATTGTGGGGCCGAATATTTAAGGATCCGTTATTTCCCTGGAGGATGTCTCCTCACAGCAGCTGAGgagattttaatatttaatgaaaCAGCACCAGTCGTGACATCAGGTCGGAGGCTATCTATTACCATGTGTAGTCCTCCACATCCATTAATGATCGATCTATTTTAGATCCACTCTCCAGAAATATTTTCATTCAGTTTAAAGGGTCCtcaacatataaataaatatatatattaaataagaCACAGCCAAACGCCCAAAAACGTCTCACGGCCGATTGTAAATTAAAGGGGCAAAGCCTATTCGGGATGATTAAACAACGGTTCTTTCTTAAAATTGGACTGTTTTGCAAAGAAGGTTCATTGTGGGCTGAAGATGAAGACAGGAGAATCCTGGCCGAGCGTCGTATAGGCTGAATCCTTACAGGCCCCAAACATCTCACATCTGGAAACAATGAGCATCAGGAGAAGCGATTCATATTTAAAATTACCACATTTGCAAGGTGTCGGATAGACGCAGAaataatgtttttgaatgaactaaaattaaa includes:
- the LOC132464972 gene encoding P2Y purinoceptor 3-like, which gives rise to MGNTYNQPPETPFCDLKGPGQEGLAVIQLYLMPVIFICVLILGLPLNLLSLWIFSHRLKRWTRSTVLIFNLTLADASWLLALPFLIYFHLDRLDWTLGPDLCKAVRLLYHNYFYLSIFFVSSISLDRYLAIVHPLRSVALLGRRQTVLLCGAVWLVTLALSVPVAGMTIVQPCPGINRSVCTLYVLLDVTSVSLPYSVFCSITGFVFPLVSICYCCVRSVNELRHLPCLHRPHHKWRRLVRVMSAVLIIFSLLYLPYHLIRNATIVMRAVYPDTPAAWRTADLLFSLEMCVCSLNTCINPLFSCFAGQQFRRELHDTFQTLWRRRADVKSAAAPSLKSDRGAVTRSRSPGVSAVVPLEILSAR